The Coffea arabica cultivar ET-39 chromosome 3c, Coffea Arabica ET-39 HiFi, whole genome shotgun sequence genome contains a region encoding:
- the LOC113735100 gene encoding disease resistance RPP13-like protein 4 isoform X2 — translation MPAQRKPEEIVPTLLDRLKQVRDALGPINEKDEKIVSGFEEIETELEKMKDWEGELIKRFRTLVQYIDIDVWFDRLKHGNADDILNGLELIRNSVASVKQLFPAKESQVTEITRSEDQAVGKDQTMPKEWSRLGVEEKIYVSKAISDFRKSFDCLESNQLKVCSLCLSIFPENSIIKKRPLIYWWIGEGMVTKTSEKTAEKVGEDVFGQLINESFIIPIVENHSPNINSFIVHPWIRRMLISVAKGLHFFEFNPTGMPSNDHRHAFLFAGLDASASEMPDGILTVFNVNCQYLRFELDWLSRLNRVEVLQLGRWQNSVEHHIEVEYEDCLNDLGSQTSLRYLSLRGISRLTNLPRSVLKLISLEILDLRACHSLEKLPSDISALRNLTHLDVSECYLLERMPDGIHKLSALQVLKGFVIGSVGRNPCKLSQLAQLKRLRKLSIRIGNEAVGEGEFSNLENFEALEILVISCGAVTEATKDVLKTISVPRKLKKLDLWCIPLPHMPDWLEPGALQNLEKLYIRGGELKSLKNQGEQTNQGEQTNQGQHTNQGEQTNQGEQTNQGHHTNQELRRIFPVAVYLEKIKCNKNKKYEGLYDPDIIWNKALHEKSANT, via the exons ATGCCAGCTCAAAGAAAACCTGAGGAAATTGTCCCAACACTACTGGATCGTCTGAAACAAGTTAGGGATGCATTAGGACCCATCAATGAGAAAGATGAGAAAATAGTTTCGGGATTTGAAGAAATTGAGACTGAACTTGAAAAGATGAAAGATTGGGAAGGGGAACTCATAAAACGGTTCAGAACTTTGGTGCAATACATCGATATTGATGTTTGGTTTGATAGATTGAAGCATGGCAACGCTGATGATATTCTTAATGGTCTGGAGCTCATCAGAAACAGTGTTGCATCTGTAAAACAGCTCTTTCCGGCAAAAGAAAGTCAGGTGACAGAAATAACACGTTCTGAAGATCAGGCTGTAGGGAAGGATCAGACAATGCCTAAAGAGTGGTCGAGGCTTGGTGTGGAGGAAAAAATTTATGTTAGCAAAGCAATATCAGATTTTCGGAAAAGTTTTGACTGTCTGGAGAGCAATCAACTGAAAGTATGCTCCTTGTGCCTTTCAATTTTCCCAGAGAATAGCATCATAAAGAAGAGACCCCTTATTTACTGGTGGATAGGAGAAGGTATGGTCACTAAAACCTCAGAAAAGACTGCAGAGAAGGTTGGAGAAGATGTCTTTGGACAATTGATAAATGAAAGCTTCATAATCCCCATAGTTGAGAATCATTCTCCCAATATAAACAGTTTTATCGTGCACCCTTGGATTCGAAGAATGCTGATCTCGGTTGCAAAAGGACTTCACTTTTTTGAATTTAATCCCACAGGGATGCCTAGCAATGATCATCGTCATGCATTCTTATTTGCGGGTCTTGATGCTTCAGCCAGTGAGATGCCTGATGGTATTCTTACGGTTTTCAATGTGAATTGTCAATATCTTAGATTTGAACTTGACTGGCTCTCGAGGTTGAATAGGGTTGAGGTTCTTCAGTTGGGCCGGTGGCAAAACTCTGTCGAACATCATATTGAAGTGGAATATGAAGACTGTTTGAATGATTTGGGAAGTCAGACATCCCTAAGATATCTAAGCCTCAGAGGCATTTCTAGATTGACTAACCTACCTCGTTCTGTGCTTAAACTAATAAGCCTTGAGATTCTTGATTTACGTGCATGTCACAGTCTAGAGAAACTGCCTTCTGATATATCAGCACTGAGAAATCTTACTCACTTGGACGTGTCAGAGTGCTACCTGCTCGAAAGGATGCCAGACGGTATTCATAAGCTCTCTGCTCTCCAAGTACTAAAGGGTTTTGTGATAGGAAGTGTTGGAAGAAATCCGTGCAAGCTAAGTCAACTTGCTCAGTTAAAAAGGTTAAGGAAATTGAGTATACGAATTGGGAATGAAGCTGTAGGAGAAGGGGAGTTTTCAAACTTGGAGAACTTTGAAGCCCTGGAAATTCTGGTAATATCATGTGGAGCAGTTACAGAAGCTACAAAAGATGTTCTAAAGACCATCTCAGTCCCACGGAAACTTAAGAAATTGGACCTCTGGTGCATCCCTTTGCCACATATGCCTGATTGGCTAGAGCCTGGTGCATtacaaaatttggaaaaattatacATCAGGGGAGGTGAACTCAAAAGCTTAAAGAACCAAGGTGAACAAACGAACCAAGGTGAACAAACGAACCAGGGTCAACATACGAACCAAGGTGAACAAACGAACCAAGGTGAACAAACGAACCAAGGTCATCATACGAACCAAG AATTACGTCGTATTTTTCCTGTGGCGGTGTACTTggagaaaataaaatgcaacAAGAACAAGAAATATGAAGGTTTATATGATCCAGATATCATATGGAACAAGGCGCTGCATGAGAAATCAGCAAATACTTGA
- the LOC113735100 gene encoding disease resistance RPP13-like protein 4 isoform X1: MPAQRKPEEIVPTLLDRLKQVRDALGPINEKDEKIVSGFEEIETELEKMKDWEGELIKRFRTLVQYIDIDVWFDRLKHGNADDILNGLELIRNSVASVKQLFPAKESQVTEITRSEDQAVGKDQTMPKEWSRLGVEEKIYVSKAISDFRKSFDCLESNQLKVCSLCLSIFPENSIIKKRPLIYWWIGEGMVTKTSEKTAEKVGEDVFGQLINESFIIPIVENHSPNINSFIVHPWIRRMLISVAKGLHFFEFNPTGMPSNDHRHAFLFAGLDASASEMPDGILTVFNVNCQYLRFELDWLSRLNRVEVLQLGRWQNSVEHHIEVEYEDCLNDLGSQTSLRYLSLRGISRLTNLPRSVLKLISLEILDLRACHSLEKLPSDISALRNLTHLDVSECYLLERMPDGIHKLSALQVLKGFVIGSVGRNPCKLSQLAQLKRLRKLSIRIGNEAVGEGEFSNLENFEALEILVISCGAVTEATKDVLKTISVPRKLKKLDLWCIPLPHMPDWLEPGALQNLEKLYIRGGELKSLKNQGEQTNQGEQTNQGQHTNQGEQTNQGEQTNQGHHTNQGEQTNQGAQTWKVKILCLKYLKHLEVDLSELRRIFPVAVYLEKIKCNKNKKYEGLYDPDIIWNKALHEKSANT; encoded by the coding sequence ATGCCAGCTCAAAGAAAACCTGAGGAAATTGTCCCAACACTACTGGATCGTCTGAAACAAGTTAGGGATGCATTAGGACCCATCAATGAGAAAGATGAGAAAATAGTTTCGGGATTTGAAGAAATTGAGACTGAACTTGAAAAGATGAAAGATTGGGAAGGGGAACTCATAAAACGGTTCAGAACTTTGGTGCAATACATCGATATTGATGTTTGGTTTGATAGATTGAAGCATGGCAACGCTGATGATATTCTTAATGGTCTGGAGCTCATCAGAAACAGTGTTGCATCTGTAAAACAGCTCTTTCCGGCAAAAGAAAGTCAGGTGACAGAAATAACACGTTCTGAAGATCAGGCTGTAGGGAAGGATCAGACAATGCCTAAAGAGTGGTCGAGGCTTGGTGTGGAGGAAAAAATTTATGTTAGCAAAGCAATATCAGATTTTCGGAAAAGTTTTGACTGTCTGGAGAGCAATCAACTGAAAGTATGCTCCTTGTGCCTTTCAATTTTCCCAGAGAATAGCATCATAAAGAAGAGACCCCTTATTTACTGGTGGATAGGAGAAGGTATGGTCACTAAAACCTCAGAAAAGACTGCAGAGAAGGTTGGAGAAGATGTCTTTGGACAATTGATAAATGAAAGCTTCATAATCCCCATAGTTGAGAATCATTCTCCCAATATAAACAGTTTTATCGTGCACCCTTGGATTCGAAGAATGCTGATCTCGGTTGCAAAAGGACTTCACTTTTTTGAATTTAATCCCACAGGGATGCCTAGCAATGATCATCGTCATGCATTCTTATTTGCGGGTCTTGATGCTTCAGCCAGTGAGATGCCTGATGGTATTCTTACGGTTTTCAATGTGAATTGTCAATATCTTAGATTTGAACTTGACTGGCTCTCGAGGTTGAATAGGGTTGAGGTTCTTCAGTTGGGCCGGTGGCAAAACTCTGTCGAACATCATATTGAAGTGGAATATGAAGACTGTTTGAATGATTTGGGAAGTCAGACATCCCTAAGATATCTAAGCCTCAGAGGCATTTCTAGATTGACTAACCTACCTCGTTCTGTGCTTAAACTAATAAGCCTTGAGATTCTTGATTTACGTGCATGTCACAGTCTAGAGAAACTGCCTTCTGATATATCAGCACTGAGAAATCTTACTCACTTGGACGTGTCAGAGTGCTACCTGCTCGAAAGGATGCCAGACGGTATTCATAAGCTCTCTGCTCTCCAAGTACTAAAGGGTTTTGTGATAGGAAGTGTTGGAAGAAATCCGTGCAAGCTAAGTCAACTTGCTCAGTTAAAAAGGTTAAGGAAATTGAGTATACGAATTGGGAATGAAGCTGTAGGAGAAGGGGAGTTTTCAAACTTGGAGAACTTTGAAGCCCTGGAAATTCTGGTAATATCATGTGGAGCAGTTACAGAAGCTACAAAAGATGTTCTAAAGACCATCTCAGTCCCACGGAAACTTAAGAAATTGGACCTCTGGTGCATCCCTTTGCCACATATGCCTGATTGGCTAGAGCCTGGTGCATtacaaaatttggaaaaattatacATCAGGGGAGGTGAACTCAAAAGCTTAAAGAACCAAGGTGAACAAACGAACCAAGGTGAACAAACGAACCAGGGTCAACATACGAACCAAGGTGAACAAACGAACCAAGGTGAACAAACGAACCAAGGTCATCATACGAACCAAGGTGAACAAACGAACCAAGGTGCACAAACCTggaaagttaaaattttatgtttgaagtatctgaagCATTTGGAAGTTGATCTGTCAGAATTACGTCGTATTTTTCCTGTGGCGGTGTACTTggagaaaataaaatgcaacAAGAACAAGAAATATGAAGGTTTATATGATCCAGATATCATATGGAACAAGGCGCTGCATGAGAAATCAGCAAATACTTGA